The nucleotide sequence CCTCGTCGTGCCTGACCGGGCCGTGTTCCTGCGCGCGCTGCTGGCAGAACTCGAGCGGCTCGCCAACCATCTCGGCGACATCGGCGCGATCTGCAACGATGCGTCCTTTGCATTGATGCACGCGCATTGCGGCGTATTGCGCGAGAGCGTGCTGCGCGCGGCCGCCGCGGCCTCCGGCCATCGCCTGATGCGCGACATCATCGTGCCCGGCGGTGTCAGCCGCGACATCGGCGATGGCGGGGCGGAAGCCATCCAGGCCACGCTGGACAATATTCGCCTGCGCTTTCCCGCGCTTGTCGAACTCTATGACAACACCGCTTCGCTGCAGGATCGCACCGTCGATACCGGAACGCTCAAGCCGCCGCTCGCCCGACAATATGCCGTCGGCGGCTATGTCGGGCGCGCCTCGGGCCGCTCGTTCGACGCGCGCCGAACGCTGGCCTATCCGCCTTATGACAGCCTGCGTTTCGACGTGCCCGTACTCAACGAGGGTGACGTCAATGCACGCGTCTGGATAAGGGTGCGCGAAGTCGAGCAAAGTCTGTCGCTGATCGAGCAGATTCTGAGCCGGCTGCCCGAAGGCCCGATATGCAGGGAAGTCCCGCTTGGAGGCGAGGTGCGCGAGGGCATGGCGATCGTGGAGGGATTCCGTGGCGACGTCCTGGTCTGGCTGCGCCTGCGCAATGGCCTGATCGAACGATGCCACATGCGCGACCCGTCCTGGTTTCAATGGCCGCTGCTCGAAGCTGTGATCGAGAACAACATCGTCGCTGACTTTCCGCTCTGCAACAAGTCGTTCAACTGTTCCTATTCGGGCCACGATCTCTAAAGCATGATCCCGGAAAAATGGGTACCGGTTTTCCGAGAGGATCATGCTCAAACAAGGGAAGCCACGCGATGCGCAAGCTGCTCTTCGAAAGCGTGTTTCGCCAGCCGCTCACCGAGCGGGCGCCATCGCCCGATGACGCTGCCATGGCGGAGCTTGCAACCGCGCTCGGACAGGCCGGGCGGCGGCGGCTCGGCCGGAGCCTGTCGATCCGCGAGGTCGATGCCGGATCCTGCAACGGATGCGAGCTGGAAATTCACGCGCTCAACAACGCCTATTACGACGTCGAGCGGTTCGGCCTGCGGTTCGTCGCCTCACCGCGTCATGCCGACGTCCTGATGGTGACGGGACCGGTGACGAAGAACATGCGCGGGGCACTCGAACGCACCTATGACGCGACGCCGAATCCGAAATGGGTCGTCGCGGTCGGAGATTGTGCACGGAACGGCGGATGCTTTGCCGGCAGCTATGCAGTCGTCGGCGGCGTCTCCGAGGTCATCCCGGTCGACCTGCACATTCCCGGCTGCCCGCCCGCCCCCACGGCCATGCTGCAAGGATTGCTGGCGCTGCTCGAACGCGCGGACGCGGGCGCCGTTACGTCGTGAGGAACGCTATCGAACCCGCTCCGGCATCCTCTTCGGTTGGCGGACGGTCTTGCTCTTTGTCTTGAGATTTGCCTTTGGATTTGCCTTGAGATTTGTGAGATGTTCGCGCAGGCGCACCCCTCGCCCGCCGGTCGCGCTCGCGGCACCCGGATTGATCAGCTCGATCCCGGCGCTCTCGAGCGCGGAAACCAGCTTCATCAGGGAATCGACGTTGGCGCGGATCACACCGTCGCTGGCTTCCATGCGCTGGATGGTCGGCACCGAGAGATCAGCCAGCTCGGCCATTTGCCGCTGATCGATGCTCAGAAGCGCGCGCGCTGCCCTGAGTTGATTGGCGGTAATCATGGGCAGTTCTCCCGGTTCGGAAGCGTATATATTTATCCCATCTGAATTACCGTCTCAAGCATCAACTCAGAGGTTCAGAATATCAATCAGGACGCTGCAAAATGATCTCTGCGTGATTGGCATCCGATTCACAACATGATAAGCGATGTCTCAAACATCCTATTTGATGCATGGTGATGTCAGGTGCGGTTGCTGGGGCGCTATCAGGGCAGGAACGGTGCAATCGAGATCGTCGAATGCTCCGCGGATGGAACGCGGATCTATTTCGAGGAGGGCATCAGGCAGAGTCAGGCCACGCCCGACGGCGAGAGCGTCTTCAGCTATGTGAGGCTCATGGATGAGCTCCTGCATCGCGCAACGAACATTCTGGTCCTGGGATGCGGCGGCGGGAATCTCGCCACCAGGCTGGCGCGTCTCGGAAAAGAGCTAACGATTGTCGACAACAATCCGATCAGCTTCGTGATCGCTCAGAGATATTTCGGGCTACCGGACGGATTGCCGCTGATGGTGTCCGATTTCCGGAAATTCATTCTCGATGGCGACCTGCTTTACGATGGGATCGCCATCGATGTCGGAGGTCCGGACTTTCGCTTTGATGATGAATTCGACGTTGAGACCTGCGACGCCATTCGTGCGCGGCTGACGCCCGGCGGCCGCATCGTCATGAACGTGTTGGTCGCGAACGACATCGACCCGGTACCCGATCGCATCGCCGCGCGGCTTGCCGGCGACCGGCTGGCAACGTGGATCATCGACGAGCAAGGCGTCCAGGATCGAAATGCGATCATTGCATGCGTGCCGGAAAAGCAGTTGAACGCGCATCCGGCACTCACCGAGGTGATGCAAAACAGTCTCGAGCGATGGTCGATCCGGCGAGGCAGATTGCGCGGTCGCGACTTCGGCGCGATGTATTCCACCGCTGACAGGTAATCAGCCGCGCCG is from Bradyrhizobium sp. AZCC 2176 and encodes:
- a CDS encoding hydrogenase large subunit; this encodes MPSLIDLTLEGRKVAQYGPWPRVVVDASVWTFAASELAHGRWNLLGLWGEPATVHMAIMDGQTAEIAVVSLDCPDRTFPSVGKHHPPALRLERTINDLFGLSAQGSSDARPWLDHNRWDVRFPLGERIDALPNAAPYRFLAAEGDGLHQIAVGPVHAGIIEPGHFRFTASGETVVRLEQRLGYVHKGIDGLMTGASLARGVQLAGRTSGDSTVAYAYAYSRAAEAALDLVVPDRAVFLRALLAELERLANHLGDIGAICNDASFALMHAHCGVLRESVLRAAAAASGHRLMRDIIVPGGVSRDIGDGGAEAIQATLDNIRLRFPALVELYDNTASLQDRTVDTGTLKPPLARQYAVGGYVGRASGRSFDARRTLAYPPYDSLRFDVPVLNEGDVNARVWIRVREVEQSLSLIEQILSRLPEGPICREVPLGGEVREGMAIVEGFRGDVLVWLRLRNGLIERCHMRDPSWFQWPLLEAVIENNIVADFPLCNKSFNCSYSGHDL
- a CDS encoding class I SAM-dependent methyltransferase — encoded protein: MRLLGRYQGRNGAIEIVECSADGTRIYFEEGIRQSQATPDGESVFSYVRLMDELLHRATNILVLGCGGGNLATRLARLGKELTIVDNNPISFVIAQRYFGLPDGLPLMVSDFRKFILDGDLLYDGIAIDVGGPDFRFDDEFDVETCDAIRARLTPGGRIVMNVLVANDIDPVPDRIAARLAGDRLATWIIDEQGVQDRNAIIACVPEKQLNAHPALTEVMQNSLERWSIRRGRLRGRDFGAMYSTADR
- a CDS encoding NADH-quinone oxidoreductase subunit B family protein, with protein sequence MRKLLFESVFRQPLTERAPSPDDAAMAELATALGQAGRRRLGRSLSIREVDAGSCNGCELEIHALNNAYYDVERFGLRFVASPRHADVLMVTGPVTKNMRGALERTYDATPNPKWVVAVGDCARNGGCFAGSYAVVGGVSEVIPVDLHIPGCPPAPTAMLQGLLALLERADAGAVTS
- a CDS encoding helix-turn-helix transcriptional regulator gives rise to the protein MITANQLRAARALLSIDQRQMAELADLSVPTIQRMEASDGVIRANVDSLMKLVSALESAGIELINPGAASATGGRGVRLREHLTNLKANPKANLKTKSKTVRQPKRMPERVR